A region from the Alnus glutinosa chromosome 5, dhAlnGlut1.1, whole genome shotgun sequence genome encodes:
- the LOC133867726 gene encoding pentatricopeptide repeat-containing protein At5g04780, mitochondrial-like yields MIKWNMKLWGLLSLQKPLLQRLYLPFEPFTVPTHFLFPAKPIQTYAKFSGDPQTTAISSSIRKGSFIPTSISYSKLLSQCTASKSVSSGMEVHAHMVRFGLSEDPNVRNHLINLYSKCRCFGYARKLVEECTEPDLVSWSALISGYAQNGLGKEAVLAFHEMHLLGVKCNEFTFPSVLKACSIIKDLELGKQVHGIAVVTGFESDVFVANTLVVMYAKCWEFGDSRKLFDSIPERNVVSWNALFSCYVQSDFCGEALDLFQEMVLNGLRPNEFSLSSILNACSGLGDGGQGRKIHGYLIKLGYDTDLFSANALVDMYAKAGDMEDAVAVFDEIAQPDIVSWNAVIAGCVLRESHEWALNLFQRMKRSEICPNMFTLSSVLKACAGMGLKELGRQLHSRLIKMDLESDLFVDVGLIDMYSKCNMMDEARMVFNLMPKDLIACNAVISGHSLNGEDMEAVSFFAEMYKEGLGFNQTTLFTVLKSAASLQAINVSRQVHGISVKSGFHSDIYVINSILDTYGKCSCVDNAARIFEECPIGDLVAFTSMITAYAQHGQGEEALKLYLQLQHGGIKPDPFVCSSLLNACANLSAYEQGKQIHVHVLKFGFMSDVFAGNSLVNMYAKCGSIDDAGCAFSEIPERGIVSWSAMIGGLAQHGHGKQALQLFNQMLKDGASPNHITLVSVLCACNHAGLVTEARRYFDSMQDLFSVEPLQEHYACMIDLLGRAGKLNEAMELVNKMPFQANASVWGALLGAARIHKNVRLGRHAAEMLLTLEPEKSGTHVLLANIYASAGMWENVANVRRLMKDSMVKKEPGMSWIEVKDKVYTFIVGDRNHYRSKEIYAKLDDLADLMNKAGYVPMVEIDLHDLEQSEKEQLLLHHSEKLAVAFGLIATPPGSPIRVKKNLRICVDCHTAFKFICKIVSREIIVRDINRFHHFKDGLCSCGDYW; encoded by the coding sequence ATGATCAAATGGAACATGAAGCTTTGGGGCCTCCTTTCCCTCCAAAAACCTCTTCTCCAACGGCTTTACCTACCATTTGAACCCTTTACTGTCCCAACCCATTTTCTCTTCCCCGCTAAACCTATCCAAACCTACGCTAAATTTAGCGGAGACCCACAAACCACCGCTATTTCAAGCTCAATCCGAAAGGGCAGCTTCATACCCACCTCTATATCCTACTCTAAGCTCCTCTCACAATGCACTGCTTCCAAGTCTGTAAGTTCAGGCATGGAAGTCCATGCTCACATGGTCAGATTCGGATTATCTGAGGACCCGAATGTTAGGAACCATTTGATTAATCTGTACTCGAAGTGTCGGTGTTTTGGGTATGCCCGGAAACTGGTTGAGGAATGTACTGAACCGGATTTGGTTTCTTGGTCTGCTTTGATATCTGGGTATGCACAAAATGGGCTTGGTAAAGAAGCCGTTTTGGCGTTTCATGAGATGCACTTGTTGGGTGTTAAGTGCAATGAGTTTACGTTTCCGAGTGTTCTCAAGGCATGCTCGATAATAAAGGATTTGGAGCTAGGTAAGCAGGTTCATGGGATTGCGGTGGTAACGGGGTTTGAGTCTGATGTGTTTGTTGCAAATACTTTGGTTGTTATGTATGCAAAATGTTGGGAGTTTGGGGATTCGAGGAAGCTGTTTGATTCGATTCCAGAACGGAATGTTGTTTCGTGGAATGCTTTGTTTTCTTGTTATGTACAAAGTGATTTCTGTGGAGAAGCCCTGGATTTGTTTCAGGAAATGGTTTTGAATGGATTAAGACCCAATGAGTTTAGTTTGTCAAGTATTCTGAATGCTTGCTCGGGTTTGGGGGATGGTGGTCAAGGAAGGAAAATTCATGGGTATTTGATAAAGCTTGGATATGATACTGATCTATTCTCAGCAAATGCGCTTGTTGACATGTATGCCAAAGCAGGAGATATGGAAGATGCAGTTGCTGTTTTTGACGAAATTGCACAACCCGATATTGTTTCCTGGAATGCTGTTATTGCTGGCTGTGTTCTTCGTGAGTCCCATGAATGGGCTTTAAACTTGTTTCAGCGAATGAAAAGGTCAGAAATATGTCCAAATATGTTTACTTTATCAAGTGTTCTTAAAGCCTGTGCCGGAATGGGGCTCAAAGAATTGGGTAGACAGTTGCACTCTAGATTGATAAAGATGGATTTAGAATCAGATTTGTTTGTGGATGTAGGACTGATAGATATGTACTCAAAGTGTAATATGATGGATGAAGCAAGGATGGTTTTTAATTTGATGCCAAAGGACTTGATTGCATGTAATGCTGTTATCTCAGGACATTCACTGAATGGGGAAGACATGGAAGCCGTATCCTTTTTTGCTGAGATGTACAAGGAAGGACTAGGATTCAACCAGACAACTTTATTCACAGTCCTGAAATCTGCAGCTAGTTTGCAGGCTATCAATGTTTCTAGACAAGTTCATGGAATTTCTGTGAAATCAGGTTTTCATTCTGACATTTATGTCATAAACAGCATTCTTGATACATATGGAAAATGTAGCTGTGTAGATAACGCAGCAAGAATTTTTGAAGAATGCCCAATTGGAGATCTGGTTGCTTTCACATCCATGATCACTGCTTATGCTCAACATGGTCAAGGAGAGGAAGCTCTAAAGCTCTATTTGCAACTGCAACATGGGGGTATCAAACCAGATCCATTTGTTTGCAGTTCCCTTCTGAATGCTTGTGCAAATTTATCAGCATATGAACAGGGAAAACAGATACATGTTCATGTTCTGAAGTTCGGGTTCATGTCTGATGTCTTTGCCGGGAATTCTCTAGTGAATATGTACGCAAAATGTGGAAGCATAGATGATGCAGGTTGTGCTTTCTCTGAGATACCTGAGAGAGGAATAGTATCGTGGTCTGCAATGATTGGAGGACTTGCACAACATGGGCATGGGAAACAGGCCCTCCAATTGTTTAACCAGATGCTTAAAGATGGTGCTTCCCCAAATCATATAACTTTAGTTAGCGTCCTTTGTGCATGCAATCATGCAGGCTTGGTAACTGAAGCCAGACGATATTTTGATTCAATGCAAGATTTGTTCAGTGTTGAACCATTGCAAGAGCATTATGCTTGTATGATTGATCTCCTTGGCCGTGCTGGGAAATTAAATGAGGCAATGGAACTTGTAAATAAAATGCCATTTCAAGCTAATGCTTCAGTTTGGGGTGCACTTCTTGGTGCTGCAAGAATCCATAAAAATGTTCGTCTTGGCCGACATGCCGCTGAGATGCTTTTAACTCTTGAACCAGAGAAATCTGGTACCCACGTTCTTCTTGCAAACATTTATGCATCAGCTGGCATGTGGGAAAATGTTGCAAACGTGAGAAGGCTTATGAAAGATAGCATGGTGAAGAAGGAACCTGGAATGAGTTGGATTGAGGTGAAAGACAAAGTATACACCTTTATAGTAGGAGATAGAAACCATTATAGAAGCAAGGAAATATATGCCAAGCTTGATGACCTGGCTGACTTAATGAATAAAGCTGGCTATGTTCCCATGGTAGAGATTGACCTCCATGATCTGGAACAAAGTGAAAAGGAGCAGCTTCTGCTCCATCACAGTGAAAAACTTGCAGTGGCTTTTGGTTTGATTGCTACTCCACCAGGATCTCCCATTAGGGTGAAGAAGAATCTTCGGATCTGTGTGGACTGCCATACTGCATTCAAGTTCATCTGTAAAATTGTCTCGAGGGAGATTATAGTGAGAGACATCAATAGATTCCACCACTTCAAAGATGGTCTGTGTTCATGTGGAGACTATTGGTGA
- the LOC133868501 gene encoding protein DEHYDRATION-INDUCED 19-like: MDSEFWTSRLAAAKRQYTLQHHHQSSHLDRLSIDDFEVEDEVRPDFPCPYCYEDFDIVSLCSHLEDEHSCESKVTVCPICSVKVARDMLSHITLQHGHLFKLQRRRRLRRVAIPNSQALSLLGRDLREAHLQVLLGGGGYRSNNANVSTTATDPFLSSLILNFPASEAEEISKSVVTSAEDTSAKNAAPAHIWKSSFDPSLSYEEREKRIRQATGRAGFLQDLLLTTLLGD; the protein is encoded by the exons ATGGACTCCGAGTTCTGGACCTCTCGCCTCGCGGCCGCCAAGCGCCAATACACGCTCCAGCACCACCATCAGAGCTCCCACTTAG atCGGTTGAGCATCGATGATTTTGAGGTGGAGGACGAGGTCCGACCCGACTTCCCATGCCCGTATTGTTACGAGGACTTCGACATCGTGTCGTTGTGTTCGCATCTCGAAGACGAACACTCTTGCGAGTCCAAAGTCACC GTTTGTCCCATTTGCTCTGTTAAAGTTGCAAGGGACATGTTAAGTCATATCACGCTGCAACATGGACACTTGTTCAAG TTGCAGAGACGTCGTAGGTTACGTAGAGTAGCAATTCCTAACAGTCAGGCACTGTCTCTCCTGGGCCGGGATCTTCGTGAGGCTCATCTCCAGGTGCTTCTAGGGGGTGGTGGATATCGGtcaaacaatgctaatgtgtcTACTACAGCTACTGATCCATTCCTGTCCTCACTTATTCTGAATTTTCCTGCATCTGAAGCAGAGGAGATTTCAAAATCTGTGGTAACCAGTGCTGAGGACACTTCTGCAAAAAACGCAGCACCTGCACATATATGGAAATCAAG TTTTGATCCTTCTTTGAGCTACGAAGAGCGGGAAAAAAGGATTAGACAAGCCACTGGAAGAGCCGGTTTTCTGCAAGATCTGCTTCTGACAACTCTGTTAGGCGACTAA
- the LOC133868611 gene encoding MACPF domain-containing protein NSL1, translating into MALGGPRLNPHFTAEKAVAAIGLGYDLCNDIKLSSCKSGPSESRLIELDQTRTRDLVVPGGVVVPHVPTSIKCDKGERTRFRSDVVSFHQMSEQVNQEMSLSGKIPSGLFNSMFNFKGCWQKDAAATKSLAYDGWFISLYNIELDRSQITLSEHVKREVPSSWDPAALAEFIEKYGTHVVAGVKMGGKDVVHIRQLENSHLQPAEVQKLLKEYADKRFSEDVNGSFLSNPAEISGKLKEENSMPWDLRNTFGGASIRPPDITCSKNEDIMHICIRRGGVDVRQSHNQWLSTISQSPNVISMSFVPITSLLSGVKGNGFLSHAVNLYLRYKPQIEELHQFLEFQLPRQWAPMYGDLPLGLRHRKHTSPSLQFTFMGPRLYVNTMQVDSGNRPVTGVRLYLEGKKSDHLAIHLQHLSTLPKILQLSDGHEPSEELIDRGYLEPVKWSIFSHVYTAPVQYNSALIDDSAFIVTKAWFEVKGIGMRNVLFLRLGYSMVASAKIRRSAWDGNTTSSRKSGFISMMISSRFSAGLNPPEKPAKVDMNSAVYPGGPPLRAPKMSNFVNTKEMVRGPEDPPGYWVVSGARLCVEGGRISIKVKYSLLTIMSEESIMLM; encoded by the exons ATGGCTCTCGGCGGCCCTCGCCTGAACCCCCATTTTACTGCCGAGAAGGCTGTGGCGGCGATCGGCCTCGGATATGATCTCTGCAACGATATCAAGCTCTCTTCGTGCAAGTCTGGGCCTTCCGAGTCGAGGCTGATCGAGCTCGACCAGACCCGGACCCGTGACCTCGTCGTTCCCGGCGGTGTGGTCGTCCCGCACGTGCCCACCTCCATCAAGTGTGACAAAGGCGAGCGCACCAGGTTTCGCTCCGATGTCGTTTCGTTTCATCag ATGTCGGAGCAAGTTAATCAGGAAATGTCATTATCGGGCAAAATTCCATCGGGGCTATTCAATTCAATGTTCAACTTCAAGGGGTGCTGGCAGAAGGACGCAGCTGCCACAAAGAGTCTTGCATACGATGGTTGGTTCATAAGTCTGTATAACATCGAGTTAGACAGGTCCCAGATAACGTTGTCCGAGCATGTCAAACGAGAAGTGCCTTCTTCATGGGATCCTGCTGCCCTTGCTGA GTTCATTGAAAAATATGGTACTCATGTTGTTGCTGGGGTAAAGATGGGAGGTAAGGATGTAGTTCACATAAGGCAGTTAGAAAATTCACATCTGCAGCCCGCTGAAGTGCAGAAATTGTTAAAGGAATATGCTGATAAGAGATTTTCTGAAGATGTGAATGGAAGTTTCTTATCGAACCCTGCTGAAATATCAGGAAAACTGAAG GAAGAAAACTCTATGCCCTGGGATCTTCGTAACACTTTTGGTGGTGCCTCAATAAGGCCACCTGATATCACTTGCTCAAAGAACGAG GATATAATGCACATCTGTATCCGAAGGGGAGGTGTCGATGTCCGTCAAAGTCATAATCAGTGGCTTTCAACCATATCACAGTCTCCTAATGTCATATCGATGTCCTTTGTTCCTATAACTTCACTCTTGAGTGGTGTCAAAGGAAATGGATTTCTAAGTCATGCAGTGAATCTGTACCTTAGAT ATAAACCACAAATAGAGGAACTCCATCAATTTCTAGAATTTCAATTGCCTCGGCAATGGGCTCCAATGTATGGTGATCTGCCTCTTGGTCTTAGGCACAGAAAACATACATCCCCATCACTTCAGTTCACTTTTATGGGCCCCAGGCTTTATGTCAACACCATGCAG gTTGACTCTGGAAATCGGCCAGTGACAGGGGTCCGTTTATACTTGGAAGGCAAGAAAAGTGACCATCTTGCAATTCATCTTCAGCATCTCTCAACTCTTCCCAAGATCCTCCAACTCTCAGATGGTCATGAGCCCAGTGAGGAGTTGATCGATCGAGGGTACCTTGAACCTGTTAAGTGGAGCATATTCTCACATGTTTACACTGCCCCAGTACAGTACAATAGCGCTCTCATCGATGACTCTGCTTTTATTGTGACGAAGGCCTGGTTTGAAGTTAAGGGTATTGGAATGAGGAACGTTTTGTTCCTGAGGCTTGGATACTCCATGGTGGCATCTGCAAAGATACGTAGATCAGCATGGGATGGAAACACAACTTCATCTCGAAAATCAGGATTCATCTCAATGATGATTAGCTCAAGATTTAGTGCAGGGCTGAATCCACCTGAGAAGCCGGCCAAGGTGGATATGAATTCAGCAGTTTATCCAGGGGGACCACCTTTACGGGCACCGAAAATGTCAAACTTTGTAAATACAAAGGAAATGGTGAGAGGCCCTGAGGACCCGCCTGGATATTGGGTGGTCAGCGGAGCCAGGCTGTGTGTAGAGGGTGGCAGAATCTCAATCAAAGTGAAATACTCACTGTTGACCATAATGTCAGAGGAGTCAATAATGTTGATGTGA